A stretch of Desulfuromonadales bacterium DNA encodes these proteins:
- a CDS encoding HD domain-containing protein, producing MNKHVRLLRAVAFAAEKHKDHRRKDANASPYINHLIAAASVLAEEGKVTDEDLILAAILHDTVEDTETTFTELEEHFGSAVAGIVREVTDDKTLEKKVRKQLQEEHAPHVSSQAKQLIIADKICNIRDIRHSPPAGWSLERKREYVEWTRRVVAGCRSVNELLDKAYDETACDLDRHLGLPAG from the coding sequence TTGAACAAGCATGTCCGATTGCTCAGGGCGGTTGCCTTTGCTGCGGAGAAACACAAAGACCATCGTCGCAAGGACGCAAACGCTTCCCCCTATATCAACCATCTTATCGCCGCTGCCAGTGTCCTTGCGGAAGAAGGCAAGGTTACGGACGAAGACCTGATATTGGCGGCGATCCTTCATGATACGGTCGAAGATACGGAAACCACGTTCACCGAACTCGAAGAGCATTTCGGCAGCGCTGTTGCCGGAATAGTTCGCGAAGTCACGGACGATAAAACCTTGGAGAAAAAGGTTCGTAAACAGCTCCAGGAAGAGCACGCACCCCACGTGTCATCTCAGGCGAAGCAGCTGATAATAGCGGACAAGATCTGCAATATCCGGGACATCAGGCATTCCCCCCCGGCCGGCTGGTCGCTGGAGAGAAAACGGGAATATGTGGAATGGACCAGGCGGGTAGTCGCTGGCTGCAGGAGCGTCAATGAACTGCTCGATAAGGCGTATGACGAGACGGCATGCGATCTCGACCGGCACCTGGGATTACCCGCCGGCTGA
- the mftA gene encoding variant-type mycofactocin precursor, with product METEKNQAIEEACNEEPRILEEIQVEELAIDGICGVY from the coding sequence ATGGAAACGGAAAAAAATCAGGCAATCGAAGAAGCATGTAACGAAGAGCCCCGGATCCTGGAGGAAATTCAGGTCGAAGAGCTCGCAATCGACGGCATCTGCGGGGTGTACTGA
- a CDS encoding radical SAM protein yields MMSFETTEMLKRAGLRPPRTLTLAITGACNLACRHCWVEAGESSSAAHVPERTLRRLIEEFAALGGEGIRLTGGEPLCHPGWLGLLRYARALGLGGVSLQTNGMLFREEEVGALRELDFPGLSIQISLDGASAPTHDLVRGAGAFQAVLDGLRRLVRGGLAPRLTLFCTEMRHNLEEIPALLELAADLGIGSVVTGTLVLGGRAAEGSLVSPPTQDQYRRLLDRYDAEPRFRELYNNIGKVAVLEWRAAETPRAECCTFVENPYLTPTGRLYPCMLCHAEAFAVAGVFEKKLADAFAEGVPLWSALLQISHSRADALAECRDCPGALVCAGGCMGRALGSCGDLRAADDRCETRRSIYRRKLGPLS; encoded by the coding sequence ATGATGTCATTCGAAACCACGGAAATGCTCAAGCGGGCGGGGCTGCGTCCCCCAAGGACACTGACCCTCGCCATCACTGGCGCCTGCAATCTCGCCTGTCGTCATTGCTGGGTAGAAGCCGGGGAGTCCTCCTCCGCCGCGCACGTGCCGGAGCGGACTCTGCGCCGGCTGATCGAAGAGTTTGCGGCACTGGGCGGGGAGGGTATCCGTCTTACCGGCGGCGAGCCTCTTTGCCATCCCGGCTGGCTGGGGCTATTGCGCTACGCCCGTGCCCTGGGGCTGGGCGGCGTCTCGCTGCAGACCAACGGCATGCTGTTCCGCGAGGAAGAAGTGGGCGCACTGCGCGAACTCGACTTCCCGGGGCTCTCGATTCAGATCAGCCTGGATGGGGCCAGCGCGCCCACCCATGATCTGGTCCGGGGGGCGGGGGCCTTTCAGGCGGTGCTGGACGGCCTCCGGCGGCTCGTCCGGGGTGGGCTGGCGCCGCGTCTGACGCTTTTCTGCACGGAGATGCGGCACAATCTGGAGGAAATCCCGGCCCTTCTCGAACTGGCGGCGGACCTCGGCATCGGTTCCGTCGTCACCGGCACCCTCGTCCTGGGTGGCCGGGCGGCTGAAGGTTCCCTGGTCTCTCCGCCCACCCAGGACCAGTATCGGCGCCTGCTTGATCGCTACGACGCCGAGCCCCGCTTCCGCGAACTCTACAATAATATCGGCAAGGTGGCGGTACTGGAGTGGCGGGCGGCGGAAACGCCCCGTGCGGAATGCTGTACCTTTGTCGAAAACCCGTATCTCACGCCCACCGGCCGGCTTTATCCCTGCATGCTCTGCCATGCGGAGGCCTTTGCCGTGGCCGGAGTGTTCGAAAAAAAGCTTGCCGACGCCTTCGCCGAAGGAGTCCCTCTCTGGTCCGCCCTGCTGCAGATCAGCCACAGCCGGGCCGACGCGCTGGCGGAGTGCCGGGATTGTCCCGGTGCCCTGGTCTGCGCCGGTGGCTGCATGGGCCGGGCATTGGGGAGTTGTGGCGACTTGAGGGCAGCCGATGACCGCTGCGAAACGAGACGGAGCATCTACCGCCGGAAGCTTGGGCCGCTTTCCTGA
- a CDS encoding VWA domain-containing protein, translated as METIITRFVADLRKEGLRVSPGESLDAVCALAYGGLEGRGSVRALLRLTLVKNVHDIPRFNKVFDRFFRKYPEGMGVDPADLLHEAIISMEGEEMLGTNPEMVNENMSLAMVDAGLSPEDLKDLQSLKEIPLDQLDGSEIEIRLKGYQRAMEAPRPSMRMPQNPVTMAFKPPAGQQRDLTFSQEELDAMQDAVSRMILRLKKDIRRVKNKENRGKIHVIRTIQKNYRNGMVPFLLELRRKRKQKPRLVVLCDVSFSVSHASQFMLLLLHTLHNRLMDVRSFIFNAELAEITEMLSNSPINTMMEVIDSGAIVNLDDNSDYGKVFLTFKEKYLENLRGRPAVIFLGDARNNYNKANDWVLEQVREKAGYMLWLTPEDRSLWKRGDCLIETYGAWCDKVEFVKNVEELNVIVEDLFRNIYLEDEHRSMRSINKAEEDQGYDYRDYYTRGGSRSEPGFDPEGRSHW; from the coding sequence ATGGAGACCATCATCACCAGATTTGTCGCCGACCTGAGAAAGGAAGGGCTGCGCGTCTCCCCGGGAGAGAGCCTCGATGCAGTTTGCGCCCTGGCTTACGGCGGGCTCGAAGGGCGCGGTTCGGTACGCGCCCTGCTGCGTTTGACGCTGGTGAAGAATGTCCACGATATCCCGCGCTTCAATAAGGTCTTTGACCGGTTCTTCAGAAAGTATCCGGAGGGGATGGGGGTCGATCCTGCCGATCTGCTGCATGAGGCCATCATCAGCATGGAAGGGGAAGAGATGCTCGGCACCAACCCGGAAATGGTCAATGAGAACATGTCCCTGGCGATGGTTGATGCCGGCCTGAGCCCCGAAGATCTGAAAGATCTGCAATCGCTCAAAGAGATCCCCCTGGACCAGCTTGACGGCTCGGAGATCGAGATTCGGCTGAAAGGTTACCAACGGGCGATGGAGGCTCCCAGGCCGTCGATGCGGATGCCGCAAAATCCGGTCACCATGGCCTTTAAACCGCCGGCGGGGCAGCAGCGTGACCTGACTTTTTCCCAGGAGGAACTTGATGCGATGCAGGATGCCGTGTCCCGCATGATCCTGCGCCTGAAAAAGGATATCCGGCGCGTCAAAAACAAGGAGAATCGCGGCAAAATCCACGTCATCCGAACCATTCAGAAGAATTATCGCAACGGGATGGTCCCCTTTTTGCTGGAATTGCGCCGTAAGCGCAAACAGAAACCGCGCCTGGTTGTTCTTTGCGATGTCAGCTTTTCCGTCAGTCACGCCTCGCAGTTCATGCTGCTCCTGCTGCATACCCTGCATAATCGTTTGATGGATGTCCGCAGCTTCATCTTCAACGCGGAGTTGGCGGAAATCACCGAAATGCTCTCGAACTCCCCGATCAATACCATGATGGAAGTCATCGACAGCGGGGCGATCGTTAATCTGGACGACAACAGTGATTACGGCAAAGTTTTCCTGACCTTCAAAGAGAAATATCTCGAAAACCTGCGCGGCCGACCGGCGGTGATATTTCTCGGCGATGCCCGCAATAACTACAACAAGGCCAACGACTGGGTGCTCGAGCAGGTTCGCGAGAAGGCCGGCTACATGCTCTGGTTGACTCCGGAGGATCGCTCCTTGTGGAAGAGGGGAGATTGCCTGATCGAAACCTATGGCGCCTGGTGCGACAAGGTCGAGTTTGTCAAGAATGTCGAAGAGTTGAATGTGATTGTCGAGGACCTGTTTCGCAACATCTATCTGGAGGATGAGCACCGCTCCATGCGGTCGATCAACAAGGCCGAAGAAGATCAGGGATACGATTATCGCGATTATTACACGCGGGGCGGCAGCCGTTCGGAGCCAGGTTTTGACCCGGAGGGTCGTAGTCACTGGTGA
- a CDS encoding NUDIX domain-containing protein gives MPEKNSHCSFCGARFPAAEPWPRTCRACGNKSYLNPLPVVVVLCPVAKGLVVIRRNIDPQRGTLTLPGGYIDPGETWQEGARRELLEETGIDIAGSEVNLYDVQNGLDDTLVIFGLAEKQPDGALKPFTSEETQEVLLINRPVELGFVMHTRVVARYFADRRR, from the coding sequence ATGCCGGAAAAAAATTCCCACTGCTCGTTTTGCGGAGCCAGATTTCCCGCTGCGGAACCCTGGCCCCGAACATGCCGTGCCTGCGGCAACAAGTCCTACCTGAATCCCCTGCCGGTGGTGGTGGTCCTCTGTCCGGTGGCTAAGGGTCTGGTCGTCATCCGCAGGAATATCGACCCGCAGAGGGGGACACTCACCCTCCCCGGCGGGTATATCGATCCCGGCGAGACATGGCAGGAGGGGGCGAGGCGAGAGTTGCTGGAGGAGACCGGCATCGACATCGCCGGCAGCGAGGTCAATCTCTACGACGTGCAGAACGGCCTGGATGACACCCTGGTCATCTTCGGCCTGGCCGAGAAGCAGCCAGACGGCGCCCTGAAGCCGTTCACCTCCGAGGAGACGCAGGAGGTGCTCCTCATCAATCGGCCGGTGGAACTGGGGTTTGTCATGCACACGCGGGTGGTGGCCAGATACTTTGCCGACAGACGGCGATGA
- a CDS encoding LOG family protein: MNCSIRRMTRRHAISTGTWDYPPADPQARQIEGRQEGEGSRNKAASKKAGDEEHAMQPRKRIAVFGSFLTNAESVEFGMAEELGYLLAQKGFQVICGGHGGIANPLVAGVTRGGGVVRGVALDESRFQSRSARMNPRITEIVQVDSLSARLEMLADADGYIFFSGGIGTLAEFAFIWHSLQIAADFDRPVMLISRGWKPLLAKIRQDQLIKQKYYRMVHLCEQMKEALAIVTQDYSIKYDDPCRLFYKEAVLFDLDGTIVESPEEELIRACENNGFFYPQPEVVAAYRKAGRPQCLPGEEATRRGEASHKTAVLEHLGLDARAAARVAEQVCSERGEIPRLYADAHETLRYFKENGFSTGAFSSRPAWQLKEMLSTHELSGLFDVVIPLERSGTHPGRSPFVEALSRCGFNPERLVHVGITPPEDGRDPLAINVDTVVLDRHLAHILDDKACKIRSLAELKHLIKHRVLVGT; the protein is encoded by the coding sequence ATGAACTGCTCGATAAGGCGTATGACGAGACGGCATGCGATCTCGACCGGCACCTGGGATTACCCGCCGGCTGATCCGCAGGCTCGACAGATTGAAGGACGGCAGGAAGGAGAGGGCAGCCGTAATAAAGCGGCCAGCAAAAAGGCGGGCGACGAGGAGCATGCGATGCAACCCCGAAAGCGGATCGCGGTTTTTGGCAGTTTTCTGACCAACGCGGAATCGGTCGAATTTGGGATGGCAGAGGAGCTTGGCTACCTGCTTGCCCAAAAAGGCTTCCAGGTGATTTGCGGCGGTCATGGCGGCATAGCCAATCCGCTTGTCGCTGGGGTGACGAGAGGCGGCGGGGTAGTACGGGGAGTCGCCCTGGACGAATCCAGATTTCAGAGTCGAAGTGCAAGGATGAATCCCCGCATCACCGAGATCGTCCAGGTCGATTCTCTCTCCGCACGCCTGGAGATGCTGGCAGACGCAGACGGCTATATCTTCTTTTCGGGGGGGATCGGCACTCTTGCCGAGTTCGCCTTCATCTGGCATTCGTTGCAGATCGCGGCGGATTTCGACCGGCCGGTAATGCTCATCTCCCGAGGCTGGAAACCTTTGCTGGCGAAGATCAGGCAGGATCAGCTGATCAAGCAAAAGTACTACCGGATGGTGCACCTCTGTGAGCAGATGAAGGAGGCCCTGGCGATCGTCACGCAGGATTATTCGATAAAATACGATGATCCCTGCCGCCTTTTTTATAAGGAAGCCGTCCTTTTTGATCTGGACGGAACCATTGTGGAGTCACCGGAGGAGGAGCTCATACGTGCCTGTGAAAACAATGGCTTTTTCTATCCGCAGCCGGAGGTGGTCGCTGCGTACAGAAAAGCGGGCCGGCCGCAATGTCTCCCTGGGGAAGAGGCAACGAGAAGGGGTGAGGCATCACACAAGACCGCCGTTCTGGAACATCTCGGCCTGGACGCGAGAGCGGCAGCCCGGGTTGCGGAGCAGGTCTGCAGCGAGCGTGGAGAGATTCCACGGCTGTATGCCGATGCCCACGAAACCCTTCGCTATTTCAAAGAAAACGGCTTCTCTACAGGGGCCTTCTCCTCCCGTCCGGCCTGGCAGTTGAAGGAAATGCTGTCGACCCATGAATTGTCCGGGTTGTTCGACGTCGTCATCCCCCTGGAACGCTCAGGTACACATCCCGGCCGGAGCCCGTTTGTCGAGGCGCTGTCACGCTGCGGCTTCAACCCGGAGAGGCTCGTTCATGTCGGCATAACTCCTCCTGAAGACGGCCGTGATCCCCTGGCGATCAATGTTGACACGGTCGTGCTCGATCGTCATCTGGCCCATATTCTCGATGACAAGGCATGCAAAATCCGCTCGCTTGCCGAGTTGAAACACCTGATCAAACATCGGGTACTGGTCGGAACCTGA
- a CDS encoding MoxR family ATPase, with the protein MTEQNVRELLRTGGYIADEAIATAVFLALRMEKPILIEGPPGVGKTGLAKTLSAVMDFPLVRLQCYEGIDEGKALYDWEYGKQLLYTQMLRTQLDTHLSAASSLRDAVEQLASEESLFFSQNFLVQRPILRSFLSEKRSVLLIDEIDRSDDEFEALLLECLSDFQVSIPELGVIVANNKPLAILTSNGTRMISDALRRRCLYLYIDYPELEREVQIVRARFPEICDELAHQMVGFLRKARELNLRKPPSVSETLDWAEVLSILHVARLTPAVVANTVGVISKHQADLQKVVELATAELT; encoded by the coding sequence ATGACCGAACAGAATGTAAGGGAGCTCCTTCGTACCGGGGGCTACATTGCCGATGAAGCCATTGCGACTGCCGTTTTTCTGGCCCTGCGGATGGAGAAGCCGATCCTGATCGAAGGACCACCCGGAGTGGGTAAGACCGGTCTTGCCAAAACACTTTCTGCGGTCATGGATTTTCCTCTCGTGCGTTTGCAGTGTTACGAAGGGATCGATGAAGGCAAGGCCCTCTACGATTGGGAATACGGCAAACAGCTGCTCTATACCCAGATGCTGCGCACCCAGCTCGACACGCATCTTAGCGCCGCTTCCAGTCTGCGTGACGCCGTTGAACAGTTGGCCAGCGAGGAGAGTCTGTTCTTTTCCCAGAATTTTCTGGTTCAGCGGCCCATCCTGCGCAGTTTCCTGTCGGAGAAGCGGTCGGTGCTGCTGATCGATGAAATCGACCGTTCAGACGATGAATTCGAAGCGCTGCTGCTGGAGTGCCTCAGCGATTTTCAGGTTTCCATCCCGGAGCTTGGCGTCATCGTTGCCAACAACAAACCGCTGGCGATCCTGACCAGCAACGGCACGCGGATGATTTCCGACGCGCTGCGGCGGCGTTGTCTCTACCTCTATATCGATTACCCGGAGCTGGAACGCGAGGTGCAGATCGTTCGTGCCCGCTTTCCTGAGATCTGTGATGAGCTGGCGCACCAGATGGTCGGTTTTCTGCGCAAAGCCCGCGAACTGAATCTGCGCAAACCACCCAGCGTCTCCGAAACCCTGGACTGGGCCGAAGTCCTGTCGATTCTGCATGTGGCGAGGTTGACGCCGGCAGTCGTGGCCAACACGGTCGGCGTAATCTCCAAGCATCAGGCCGACTTGCAGAAGGTGGTGGAACTGGCCACTGCGGAACTGACCTGA
- a CDS encoding PAS domain S-box protein, producing the protein MKQPPEFPARKIELESKIQELRSSREELEASRNKYALLYDFAPVGYFTFDREGVIQSVNLFGVRLLGVERDLLINRRFEQFVADDERFVFAKFIQTVFAGQGKETCRLRLSTGEQRPQYVRIEAMVTESGEECLAVLMDITERKRAEQALSESEYNLAKAQSMTHVGSWSFDPATGEVKASDELLRIMRLSREETTQEAFASVVHPEDMESVVAHLRLGIEHGKSYEIEHRLQFGDGTSRWVYTIVEPSVNSAGKVVRLYGTTQDITERKQAEVELRNKTNELQAIFDSISDGITVYDHDGRVQHHNLIGPQLYPREIRPGSSCGEIFHPEAPAMPDDCPVERALRGERVETSHVSVPDGHRTQYVDITATPIRDALGEKNRALVFFRDISKKRLQEMHLIQTEKMSSIGVLATGIAHEINNPLTSVAGCAEALLRRFRDEPELKADCRLDVFPHYLEVIVRESYRCKGIIDHLLSFGRKSDGSVTLVDMNIVLREILELLRHQPGFRQIDVIADLQADLPRVLGDPSGLRQVCMNLLVNAHQAIQGKGQVRVSTSYSGDAMVAIRIDDTGCGITQETIDRIWDPFFTTKEVGKGVGLGLALTYDIVKRHGGDIQVESRPGEGSTFTVRLPAGRD; encoded by the coding sequence TTGAAACAACCGCCTGAATTTCCGGCCCGGAAGATCGAGCTGGAGTCGAAGATCCAGGAGCTGCGCAGCTCCCGGGAAGAACTGGAGGCATCGCGAAACAAGTACGCGCTGTTGTACGATTTTGCGCCGGTAGGGTATTTCACCTTTGACCGGGAAGGAGTGATCCAGTCGGTCAACCTGTTCGGGGTCCGCCTGCTGGGGGTGGAACGGGACCTCTTGATCAACCGGCGCTTCGAGCAGTTCGTTGCCGATGATGAGCGGTTCGTCTTCGCCAAGTTCATCCAGACGGTCTTTGCCGGCCAGGGGAAAGAGACCTGCCGGTTAAGGCTTTCCACCGGTGAACAGCGACCGCAGTATGTCCGGATCGAGGCCATGGTCACCGAATCCGGAGAAGAGTGCCTTGCCGTGCTCATGGACATCACCGAGCGCAAACGGGCGGAACAGGCTCTCTCGGAGAGCGAGTACAACCTGGCCAAGGCCCAGTCCATGACCCATGTGGGTTCCTGGAGCTTCGATCCGGCCACCGGGGAGGTGAAAGCTTCGGACGAACTGCTGCGCATCATGCGGCTCAGCCGGGAGGAGACGACCCAGGAGGCGTTTGCCAGCGTGGTCCACCCGGAAGATATGGAATCGGTCGTGGCGCACCTGCGGCTGGGCATCGAGCACGGCAAGAGCTACGAGATCGAGCACCGCCTGCAGTTCGGCGATGGCACTTCCCGGTGGGTCTATACCATCGTCGAGCCATCGGTCAACAGTGCCGGCAAGGTGGTGCGGCTCTACGGCACGACCCAGGACATCACCGAGCGCAAGCAGGCCGAGGTCGAGTTGCGCAACAAGACCAACGAACTGCAGGCGATCTTCGATTCCATCAGCGACGGCATCACCGTGTACGACCATGACGGCCGTGTCCAGCACCACAATCTCATCGGCCCGCAGCTCTACCCGAGAGAGATTCGCCCCGGCAGCTCCTGCGGGGAGATTTTTCATCCGGAAGCGCCCGCCATGCCCGACGATTGTCCGGTGGAGCGGGCTCTCAGGGGCGAGCGGGTGGAGACGTCCCATGTTTCGGTGCCTGACGGCCACCGGACCCAGTATGTGGACATCACCGCCACGCCGATCAGGGACGCCCTGGGGGAGAAGAACCGGGCGCTGGTCTTTTTCCGTGACATCTCGAAGAAGCGGCTGCAGGAAATGCACCTGATCCAGACCGAGAAGATGTCCAGCATCGGTGTGCTGGCCACCGGCATCGCCCACGAGATCAACAACCCGCTCACCTCGGTGGCCGGCTGCGCCGAGGCGCTGCTGCGCCGGTTCCGCGACGAGCCGGAATTGAAGGCGGACTGCCGGCTGGATGTCTTTCCCCACTACCTGGAGGTGATCGTCAGGGAGTCTTACCGCTGCAAGGGGATCATCGACCATCTCCTCAGCTTCGGCAGGAAGTCGGACGGCTCCGTTACCCTGGTGGACATGAACATCGTCCTGCGGGAGATCCTCGAGCTGTTGCGGCACCAGCCGGGCTTTCGCCAGATCGACGTGATCGCCGACCTGCAGGCGGACCTGCCGCGAGTCCTGGGCGACCCGTCCGGGCTGCGCCAGGTCTGCATGAACCTGCTGGTCAACGCCCATCAGGCGATCCAGGGAAAGGGCCAGGTGCGGGTTTCGACGAGCTATTCCGGCGATGCCATGGTCGCCATCAGGATCGACGATACCGGCTGCGGCATCACCCAGGAGACCATCGACCGCATATGGGACCCGTTCTTCACCACCAAGGAGGTGGGCAAGGGGGTCGGCCTCGGCCTGGCCCTGACCTACGACATCGTCAAACGCCACGGCGGTGATATCCAGGTGGAAAGCAGACCGGGCGAAGGCTCCACGTTTACGGTGCGCTTGCCGGCCGGCCGCGACTGA
- a CDS encoding iron-containing alcohol dehydrogenase family protein: MPHFRDAKRTLSLERREYPIKMQHAYPSVNIGWGAHTMVGNDAKALGMTNALIITTGLKGTGIIEAIQGVLKHAGVASEVFDKATPNPKDYEVMEGAKVLASGKFDGIVSVGGGSTTDCAKAIKLVYSHDGQDVRSFEGAFKATKKNKIPQLAINTTSGTGSEVSCFSIINHTEKMYKMALFDPNCTPSKSVNDPLLHQCMSQELAAYTGMDALTHAVEAIASRLCVQSAYGPGLWAITEIFNNLRQSANNRNNEKAIEQMVWAEMAAAYSFNSAGLGIVHSMAHAMGGLYDSPHGLCNAIALVDVCRLNLPACPERFAMMARAAGINTNGISDMKAGELFIDMIQELKDDLGITTKFGDLGLKEKDLDGLAKFAAADICSEGNPVDIGFDNMRAVFKGCM; encoded by the coding sequence ATGCCACACTTCAGAGATGCCAAGCGGACCCTCAGCCTGGAAAGACGCGAATATCCGATCAAGATGCAGCACGCCTATCCTTCCGTCAATATCGGCTGGGGTGCCCATACGATGGTCGGCAACGATGCCAAGGCGCTCGGCATGACCAATGCCCTGATCATCACCACCGGCCTCAAGGGGACCGGCATCATCGAGGCCATCCAGGGGGTTCTGAAGCACGCCGGGGTTGCCTCGGAGGTCTTTGACAAGGCCACCCCCAATCCCAAGGATTACGAGGTCATGGAAGGCGCCAAGGTTCTGGCCTCCGGCAAGTTCGACGGCATCGTCAGCGTCGGCGGCGGCAGCACCACCGACTGCGCCAAGGCGATCAAGCTGGTCTACAGCCATGACGGCCAGGACGTCCGCAGCTTCGAGGGAGCCTTCAAGGCGACCAAGAAAAACAAGATTCCCCAGCTTGCCATCAACACCACCTCGGGTACCGGTTCCGAGGTCTCCTGCTTCTCGATCATCAACCATACCGAGAAGATGTACAAGATGGCCCTTTTCGACCCCAACTGCACCCCGAGCAAGTCGGTCAACGACCCGCTCCTCCACCAGTGCATGAGCCAGGAACTGGCGGCCTACACCGGCATGGACGCCCTGACCCACGCGGTGGAAGCGATCGCCTCCCGCCTCTGCGTGCAGTCGGCCTACGGCCCCGGCCTCTGGGCGATCACCGAGATCTTCAACAATCTGCGCCAGTCGGCCAACAACCGGAACAACGAGAAGGCCATCGAGCAGATGGTCTGGGCCGAAATGGCCGCCGCCTACAGCTTCAACAGCGCCGGCCTCGGCATCGTCCACAGCATGGCGCACGCCATGGGCGGCCTCTACGACTCCCCGCACGGCCTCTGCAACGCCATCGCCCTGGTCGACGTCTGCCGCCTCAACCTGCCGGCCTGCCCCGAGCGCTTCGCCATGATGGCCCGCGCCGCCGGCATCAACACCAACGGCATCTCCGACATGAAGGCCGGCGAGCTGTTCATCGACATGATCCAGGAACTCAAGGACGACCTGGGCATCACCACCAAGTTCGGTGACCTCGGCCTGAAGGAAAAAGACCTCGACGGCCTGGCCAAGTTCGCCGCGGCCGATATCTGCTCCGAGGGCAACCCTGTCGATATCGGCTTCGACAACATGCGCGCCGTTTTCAAGGGCTGCATGTAA
- a CDS encoding sigma-54 dependent transcriptional regulator translates to MSGIATRKGAKVLIVEDEKPLRELLQMELSRSGYKVEVAASGEEGLAAYKEQIFNVVLLDVRMPGADGVEILQQMRAESTIPEIIMFTGHGTIETAVECIKHGAYDYLTKPVKLDELEMLLDKAYDKNRLRLENINLKMEVNKVENHRIVGKSQGIQKVLETVRRWGVTDEHVLIHGESGTGKELVARAVHDASRRANKPFVTVNCGRLSANTAESELFGHMQGAFTGAVKGRAGLFELADTGTLFMDEVSEMPLDVQVKLLRILETSTFRRMGGNHDIRVDVRFVFASNKNLQECVNRGEFREDLFHRMNLLPINLPPLRERPDDILPLAWFFLKTSCDSGHENWEITEEAMAALCAYSWPGNVRELSNTIRRACILASDRVITSDLLPFSPPKVLPPLPANVSADAQPLPLWVIERDHIRKVIEKVEGNKSKAAKILEIDRKTLYTKLERYGLPT, encoded by the coding sequence ATGTCAGGAATAGCAACGCGCAAGGGTGCCAAGGTCCTCATCGTCGAGGATGAAAAGCCGCTCCGGGAACTGCTGCAGATGGAGCTCTCCCGCAGCGGTTACAAGGTGGAGGTCGCCGCCAGTGGCGAGGAGGGTCTCGCTGCCTACAAGGAGCAGATCTTCAATGTGGTCCTCCTCGACGTGCGGATGCCGGGGGCGGACGGTGTGGAGATCCTGCAGCAGATGCGGGCGGAGTCGACCATCCCGGAAATCATCATGTTCACCGGCCACGGCACCATCGAGACGGCGGTCGAATGCATCAAGCATGGGGCCTACGACTATCTCACCAAGCCGGTGAAACTCGATGAGCTGGAGATGCTGCTCGACAAGGCCTATGATAAAAACCGCCTCAGGCTTGAGAACATCAACCTGAAGATGGAGGTCAACAAGGTCGAGAATCACCGGATTGTCGGCAAGAGCCAGGGGATCCAGAAGGTGCTGGAAACCGTCCGGCGCTGGGGGGTGACGGACGAGCACGTGCTGATCCATGGTGAAAGCGGCACCGGCAAGGAACTCGTCGCCCGGGCGGTGCACGACGCCAGCCGGCGGGCCAATAAGCCGTTTGTCACGGTCAACTGCGGGCGGCTCAGCGCCAACACTGCTGAAAGCGAGTTATTCGGTCACATGCAGGGTGCCTTTACCGGGGCGGTGAAGGGCAGGGCCGGGCTTTTCGAGCTGGCCGACACCGGCACCCTGTTCATGGACGAGGTTTCGGAAATGCCCCTTGACGTCCAGGTGAAGCTTCTGCGCATCCTGGAGACCAGCACCTTCCGGCGCATGGGGGGGAATCACGATATCCGCGTCGATGTGCGGTTCGTTTTTGCCTCCAACAAGAACCTCCAGGAATGTGTGAACCGGGGGGAATTCCGTGAAGACCTGTTCCACCGGATGAATCTGCTGCCGATCAACCTCCCCCCCCTGCGGGAGCGGCCGGATGATATCCTCCCTCTGGCCTGGTTCTTTCTCAAAACTTCCTGCGACAGTGGCCACGAAAACTGGGAAATCACCGAGGAGGCGATGGCGGCCCTGTGCGCCTACAGTTGGCCAGGCAACGTGCGGGAGCTGAGCAACACCATTCGCCGTGCCTGCATCCTGGCCAGTGACCGGGTGATTACCTCGGACCTTCTGCCGTTTTCCCCCCCGAAGGTCCTCCCACCCCTCCCCGCAAACGTTTCGGCGGATGCGCAGCCTCTGCCTCTCTGGGTCATCGAACGGGACCACATCCGGAAGGTCATCGAAAAGGTAGAAGGCAACAAGAGCAAGGCGGCGAAGATCCTCGAGATCGACCGCAAGACCCTCTACACCAAGCTGGAACGCTACGGTCTGCCAACCTAG